Proteins encoded in a region of the Ruegeria sp. AD91A genome:
- a CDS encoding LysR substrate-binding domain-containing protein — protein sequence MQRCGLRPQTLILDTHCSKKSQRVVPRLLPPLNALRAFESAGRLGSFTKAAAELGVSHSAISRHVRGLEARLNVHLFRTQNSGVALTDQGRTYLTEITPAFDRIALATEVLSVPPKGTVTLTTETTVAQKWLIPRLASLKTRHPEIDLKLSVTTKVMDIEAHDFDIGVRYLRTGSVDGYHLLFQSEVRAYAAPGFAPISDGKLDIEALARGPLIEEATFSLWTDWFKRVGLNEVPDLKLPHPLGALLAIQSAVAGLGAVLMDKNLCGPELQSGVLVELADIEIPFGGYYLAVNNRAGRRKAVRAVCQWLLDECASN from the coding sequence CAACGCTGCGGCCTTCGCCCTCAAACGTTGATACTTGACACCCATTGTTCCAAAAAGTCACAAAGGGTCGTGCCGAGACTTTTACCCCCCCTAAACGCATTGCGCGCCTTTGAATCGGCGGGTCGATTGGGCAGTTTCACCAAGGCCGCCGCAGAGTTGGGCGTCTCCCATTCCGCCATTTCCCGACATGTAAGAGGGCTGGAGGCACGTCTGAACGTTCATCTCTTCCGCACCCAGAACAGCGGTGTTGCACTGACCGATCAAGGTCGAACATACCTGACTGAGATTACTCCGGCCTTTGACCGGATCGCTCTGGCTACGGAGGTACTTTCGGTTCCTCCCAAAGGCACCGTTACGCTGACGACAGAAACCACAGTTGCCCAGAAATGGTTAATCCCACGGCTTGCAAGTCTTAAGACCCGTCACCCCGAAATTGATCTGAAACTGTCCGTAACTACTAAGGTCATGGATATTGAGGCCCATGATTTCGACATTGGGGTGAGATATTTGAGAACCGGATCGGTTGATGGATACCATCTGCTGTTTCAATCTGAAGTTCGGGCTTATGCAGCACCCGGCTTTGCGCCGATTTCAGATGGCAAATTGGATATTGAGGCGCTTGCTCGCGGCCCTTTGATTGAAGAAGCTACGTTCAGCCTGTGGACTGATTGGTTCAAGCGGGTCGGACTTAATGAGGTCCCTGACCTCAAATTGCCCCATCCACTTGGCGCATTATTGGCAATCCAATCGGCAGTTGCCGGTCTAGGAGCAGTGCTGATGGACAAGAATTTATGTGGACCTGAACTTCAATCGGGCGTTTTGGTTGAACTCGCGGACATCGAAATCCCATTCGGCGGGTATTACCTGGCAGTCAACAATCGCGCCGGGCGCCGCAAAGCCGTTCGCGCCGTCTGCCAATGGCTGCTCGATGAATGCGCAAGCAACTGA
- a CDS encoding AsmA family protein — MRTWLFRIIGLVALLAFAAIAFVWLLLAAPLFSDMRRNLVEKVLSEQIGQPLLVNDDVSVALGRITHIYVGGVVIPSETLPDTSLAELKLLEMELNVAALANGRLHFDNLLVDGLQANFLTASDGTTSWRKSRPMPTPQTNGSPAEDNQDAEAEIETSEDGGKESSGILTFLSDKNVSFTSIGLNIDDKVSGFSFVFDLQSLALEQVDSGQRTKVSGSGSVNGQGFQIEGDYPHAAPFTTRASFGEMTVSYDGEPLSEDEGGGYRAVLEMDTGEFGDFLDVIGLERVLEGNGQLQAELVSQEALKIEAFTTTISLEDGQKLEAEGAIDDLYTAQGVDLLFNARLHPEGQPPPAAKSIQELKFTGFEMHMVGSLASFEFEKLLFQTNAFDQGLDVIGPASIESIRRMPDGRLAMLGIALQAGPIEEPVLKAEGEILDLLQLQDVSFDGTLNGPAKLILPDLEESFVDQFGGIKADFSISNAGGPVSLNRFNATSYDTDLWALDLALSVNELKGLAGLDFDVNLDVGDGAQFLNALNLQRIEIGALGIDAETSKQGEDFDAAIEFEAGSSQLLAALDAKFPNGSSVVRGNVTSERLDLNDLKNLTAVLDQLKSLVGETPKEPEAEVQPLVLPKEANVQPLVLPKEKGKPADLLDVQRVLREADVEVQIEFKEIVGQQGVTSVSSQLSAKDGTVDFGPLQMAYGGGTFSLRAVMDLIDSPDWLSLSGSTSGWEFGEILDELGIGIDAYGRLSGEFNVSGSTASGRAFINSMRGNASLSMSQGYVSTSLLELAGLGIFPWLFSEELRQGYTDITCVVAPVNIEAGRVSTNSIVIETASVQLVARGQVDWVNDTIAIRAEPRRVGKPLSRSAWPFDVTGQLSSPKFKLDVGGSRNKAPEGADAMPVNRQPCVPDINQLQ; from the coding sequence ATGAGAACTTGGCTGTTTAGGATAATTGGACTCGTTGCGCTTCTCGCTTTCGCAGCAATCGCATTTGTTTGGTTGCTACTTGCTGCACCGTTGTTCTCAGATATGCGGCGCAACCTTGTGGAAAAGGTTCTTTCGGAACAAATTGGTCAACCGCTTCTGGTCAACGACGATGTGAGCGTCGCACTTGGTCGCATTACCCACATCTATGTCGGTGGCGTTGTAATCCCCAGCGAGACACTGCCAGATACATCTCTTGCAGAATTAAAGCTCCTTGAAATGGAACTGAACGTTGCCGCCTTGGCCAACGGACGTCTGCACTTTGACAACCTTTTGGTGGACGGTCTCCAGGCAAACTTTCTTACAGCCTCTGATGGCACAACAAGCTGGCGAAAAAGCCGACCAATGCCAACGCCTCAAACCAACGGGTCGCCGGCAGAGGACAATCAGGATGCTGAGGCCGAAATCGAGACGTCCGAAGATGGTGGCAAAGAAAGCAGTGGGATTCTTACCTTTCTCAGCGACAAGAATGTCAGTTTCACGTCAATCGGGTTAAACATCGACGACAAGGTCTCAGGCTTCTCGTTTGTGTTTGACCTTCAGTCACTTGCGCTCGAACAAGTAGATAGTGGACAAAGAACAAAGGTCTCCGGTTCCGGCTCTGTCAACGGTCAGGGTTTCCAAATCGAAGGCGACTACCCACACGCCGCACCGTTTACGACACGCGCCAGTTTCGGGGAAATGACCGTAAGCTACGATGGCGAGCCGTTGTCGGAAGACGAAGGGGGTGGCTATCGGGCTGTCTTGGAAATGGACACCGGTGAATTCGGTGACTTTCTCGATGTCATCGGGCTGGAACGCGTTCTGGAAGGCAATGGTCAGCTGCAAGCAGAGCTCGTGTCTCAGGAAGCCCTGAAGATCGAGGCGTTTACAACTACCATAAGCTTGGAAGATGGACAGAAACTCGAAGCCGAGGGCGCAATAGATGACCTTTACACCGCTCAGGGCGTCGATCTGCTTTTCAATGCGCGACTTCATCCCGAAGGACAGCCGCCGCCAGCAGCTAAAAGTATCCAGGAATTGAAGTTCACGGGCTTTGAAATGCATATGGTCGGATCCCTGGCTTCCTTCGAATTCGAGAAGTTGCTGTTCCAGACCAATGCGTTTGACCAGGGGCTGGACGTAATCGGTCCAGCGTCTATCGAAAGCATTCGCCGCATGCCGGACGGCCGGCTCGCCATGCTGGGCATCGCGCTGCAAGCCGGTCCAATTGAAGAGCCTGTCCTGAAAGCCGAAGGTGAAATTCTCGACCTGCTTCAGCTTCAGGATGTGAGTTTCGATGGCACGCTAAATGGGCCCGCCAAATTGATTTTACCCGACCTCGAGGAAAGTTTTGTCGACCAGTTTGGCGGCATTAAGGCAGACTTCAGCATATCCAATGCGGGAGGCCCGGTATCACTAAACAGGTTCAACGCGACCAGTTATGACACGGATCTTTGGGCGCTCGACCTTGCACTATCAGTCAATGAGCTCAAAGGGCTGGCTGGGCTTGATTTCGACGTGAACCTGGATGTGGGCGATGGTGCTCAATTTCTGAACGCGCTCAACCTGCAACGTATCGAAATTGGCGCACTCGGCATTGATGCTGAAACCTCAAAGCAGGGTGAGGACTTTGATGCTGCAATCGAGTTCGAAGCTGGCTCCTCGCAGCTTCTAGCGGCTTTAGATGCAAAATTTCCGAATGGCTCTTCTGTTGTTCGCGGCAACGTTACCAGCGAGAGGCTCGATCTCAACGACCTGAAGAACCTGACTGCCGTGCTGGACCAATTGAAAAGCCTGGTAGGGGAGACCCCAAAAGAACCTGAAGCCGAAGTTCAGCCTTTGGTTTTGCCGAAGGAGGCAAACGTCCAGCCCTTGGTGTTGCCAAAGGAAAAAGGGAAGCCTGCCGATCTTCTGGATGTGCAACGCGTGCTGCGAGAAGCTGACGTCGAGGTACAGATCGAATTCAAAGAGATTGTAGGCCAGCAAGGCGTAACATCTGTTTCCAGCCAATTGTCTGCAAAAGACGGAACCGTGGATTTCGGACCTCTTCAGATGGCTTATGGCGGCGGAACCTTCAGCTTGCGGGCGGTCATGGATCTGATTGACTCACCTGATTGGCTTTCATTGTCGGGGTCGACCTCAGGGTGGGAGTTCGGTGAGATCCTTGATGAGTTAGGGATTGGAATTGATGCCTACGGGCGTTTGAGTGGTGAATTCAACGTTTCGGGCAGTACCGCTTCTGGCAGGGCCTTCATCAACTCCATGCGTGGCAATGCGTCTTTGTCAATGTCTCAAGGCTACGTCAGCACCAGTTTGCTGGAGTTGGCGGGGCTTGGTATTTTCCCTTGGCTGTTCTCTGAAGAGCTGCGGCAAGGTTACACCGACATCACTTGCGTCGTGGCCCCTGTTAATATTGAAGCCGGGCGGGTAAGCACAAACTCTATCGTCATTGAGACAGCTTCGGTTCAGTTGGTGGCCCGCGGGCAGGTAGATTGGGTGAATGACACAATTGCGATACGAGCGGAGCCCCGTCGTGTCGGCAAACCTCTGTCCCGTAGCGCTTGGCCATTTGATGTGACAGGTCAGCTTTCATCACCGAAGTTCAAGCTGGATGTGGGTGGGTCTAGGAACAAGGCTCCAGAGGGCGCTGATGCCATGCCAGTAAACAGGCAACCTTGCGTGCCAGACATCAACCAATTGCAGTAA
- a CDS encoding mechanosensitive ion channel family protein produces MRAFLVWFTTVLFASSVALAQSEEPLVATEEREDPEFVAPVIVDGEELFVVRGSSALPATERADKVAERLSEVGDASQSSSINVEIIDSEFGKLIRADGQMITTTTQADAEYEQMDVESLAALQAEAIETAILQYREARSNEGLVDSAIAAVAWTVIFALVSYGFFAKRRKLLDYIRNNLEKRAEGFEEATKSILRSKAIASIIVYAIHVLMWVFFLFFFYYYLSLVLLSFAETQGIAQILLKYVSEPLVTVVLAIVGYIPNLIMLAIIAAVTRLGIRGLDLFFENIESGAFELKDFEDHWIAPTKMLCRALFIVIALVFAYPYIPGSDSRAFQGLTILAGIMVSLGSNTVVSNMMAGLFVIYRRSTNVGDRIQVGDKIGDVTEIKLMETLIKSIKNEMISIPNAQLLNSEVVNYSRKVDGRGLLVHTTVGIGYEEPPKKIKAMLIEAAHRTQGLRKSPEPFVLWTQLADYAINYEINAYTSRGSSLPKILSDLRENIVDVFNENETQIMTPSYIADPPEPKIPSADWDGELAHISD; encoded by the coding sequence ATGAGAGCTTTTTTAGTTTGGTTCACGACTGTTTTGTTTGCCAGCAGTGTCGCGCTTGCCCAGTCAGAAGAACCACTTGTTGCGACTGAAGAAAGAGAAGACCCCGAATTTGTTGCCCCAGTGATTGTGGATGGGGAAGAACTGTTCGTTGTTCGTGGTTCAAGTGCCCTTCCAGCAACTGAGCGGGCCGACAAGGTTGCTGAACGCCTTTCTGAGGTTGGCGACGCTTCTCAGAGTTCGAGCATAAATGTTGAAATCATAGACTCTGAGTTCGGTAAACTCATTAGAGCCGATGGCCAGATGATTACAACGACGACCCAAGCGGATGCCGAATATGAACAGATGGACGTCGAAAGTTTGGCCGCACTACAGGCCGAGGCGATTGAAACCGCGATCCTCCAATATCGCGAAGCGCGATCCAACGAAGGGCTGGTAGACAGCGCGATTGCTGCCGTTGCCTGGACAGTCATATTCGCGCTGGTTTCCTACGGTTTCTTTGCTAAACGGCGAAAACTGTTGGACTATATTAGAAACAACTTGGAAAAACGAGCAGAAGGGTTTGAGGAAGCCACAAAATCGATTCTGAGAAGCAAGGCTATCGCCTCCATCATCGTTTACGCAATCCACGTTTTGATGTGGGTCTTCTTCCTCTTTTTCTTCTACTACTACCTTTCCTTGGTTCTGCTTTCTTTCGCGGAAACTCAGGGCATAGCCCAAATCCTGTTGAAATATGTCAGTGAACCGCTGGTCACTGTGGTTTTGGCCATTGTCGGATACATTCCCAATCTGATCATGCTTGCGATCATTGCTGCGGTGACTCGGCTGGGAATTCGAGGCCTCGATCTTTTCTTCGAAAACATTGAGAGCGGAGCCTTTGAGCTAAAGGACTTCGAGGATCATTGGATTGCACCAACAAAAATGCTGTGCAGGGCTTTGTTCATTGTCATCGCGTTGGTGTTTGCGTACCCGTACATTCCCGGATCTGACTCTCGCGCCTTCCAGGGTTTGACTATTCTTGCCGGCATCATGGTGTCGCTAGGATCTAACACAGTTGTTTCAAACATGATGGCCGGTCTGTTTGTCATCTACAGACGCAGCACCAATGTGGGTGATCGAATTCAGGTCGGCGACAAGATCGGCGACGTAACAGAGATCAAACTGATGGAAACACTCATCAAATCGATCAAGAACGAGATGATCAGCATTCCAAATGCCCAACTGCTCAATTCCGAAGTTGTGAACTACTCACGCAAAGTGGATGGTCGGGGGCTATTGGTGCACACGACGGTGGGGATTGGCTACGAGGAGCCTCCCAAGAAAATCAAAGCGATGCTGATTGAGGCCGCACACCGAACTCAAGGGTTGAGAAAGAGCCCGGAGCCATTTGTGCTTTGGACCCAGTTGGCAGATTACGCGATCAACTATGAAATCAACGCGTACACTTCTCGTGGATCGAGTTTGCCAAAAATCTTGTCGGATCTTCGCGAGAACATTGTCGATGTTTTTAATGAAAACGAAACTCAAATAATGACACCGTCTTACATCGCTGATCCGCCGGAACCCAAAATACCTTCAGCTGATTGGGATGGTGAGCTTGCTCACATATCTGACTAA
- a CDS encoding mechanosensitive ion channel family protein encodes MIRPLRTWLFWLFLWVSAILHAVSANAQETPVEPETANEQETVEVTQDKLVVEVTDESISADDLEILLVPLTAKELSDVAGTWQGYVRSQLEDVAQTSRSLLSASGKQEDSLRSQLASQSESGSVLLNNYRIVLEAWTLKGANAEDLQPHTNYILALKAGALKTTDFQTLFQNAWAWLFSWEGGVGLLMAALGVLLAVWAMMFVARMVRRVTESGLEKIPTISRMLKRFIATAVFWAVFVLGILVVLALFGVNVTPLFAVLGGLSFILGFALQETLGNLASGLMIMVLKPFDTGDYIQVGGSSGFVDEMSVVSTKIRTFDNQIIIVPNSKIWGDVITNVSASEERRVDLVFGIAYSDNAAQAIDVLKELVSKHELCLKTPEPEVFVGELGDNSVNIFCRPWSKSDDYWTVYWDLTGQAKERFDAEGISIPFPQRDVHLIPVEGTKS; translated from the coding sequence ATGATACGACCACTAAGAACCTGGTTGTTTTGGCTATTCCTTTGGGTTTCCGCGATTTTGCATGCTGTTTCCGCCAACGCGCAGGAAACTCCAGTTGAGCCTGAAACTGCGAATGAGCAGGAAACCGTGGAGGTGACGCAAGACAAACTTGTAGTCGAGGTCACTGATGAATCAATCTCTGCGGATGACTTGGAAATCTTGCTTGTCCCTTTGACTGCGAAAGAGCTTTCTGATGTTGCGGGTACTTGGCAAGGCTACGTGCGCTCTCAACTCGAAGATGTCGCTCAAACAAGTCGCAGCCTTTTGTCTGCGAGTGGCAAACAGGAAGACAGTCTGCGGTCACAACTTGCTTCTCAAAGTGAGTCAGGATCTGTTTTGCTGAACAACTACCGCATCGTGCTCGAGGCATGGACATTAAAGGGGGCCAACGCGGAAGACCTGCAACCCCATACGAACTATATTCTTGCATTGAAGGCAGGGGCTCTCAAAACAACTGACTTTCAGACGCTATTTCAAAATGCTTGGGCCTGGTTGTTCTCCTGGGAGGGGGGTGTGGGCCTTTTGATGGCTGCTCTGGGTGTTTTGCTGGCAGTCTGGGCCATGATGTTCGTCGCCCGAATGGTGCGCCGTGTCACCGAAAGCGGGTTAGAAAAAATTCCGACTATTTCGAGGATGCTGAAGAGATTCATCGCCACAGCAGTTTTCTGGGCTGTGTTCGTTCTTGGGATACTCGTTGTCTTGGCCTTATTCGGGGTGAACGTCACTCCGCTGTTTGCCGTTCTCGGTGGCTTGTCGTTCATCCTGGGTTTCGCGCTTCAGGAAACTTTAGGCAATCTCGCAAGTGGTCTGATGATTATGGTTTTGAAGCCGTTTGATACTGGCGATTACATTCAAGTCGGAGGATCATCCGGCTTCGTAGATGAGATGTCTGTGGTTTCAACCAAAATTCGTACGTTCGACAACCAGATTATTATCGTTCCAAACAGTAAGATCTGGGGAGACGTGATTACAAACGTAAGTGCCTCAGAAGAACGTCGGGTCGATCTGGTTTTTGGCATCGCTTATTCAGACAACGCGGCGCAAGCAATCGACGTTCTCAAAGAACTGGTTTCGAAACACGAGCTCTGTTTGAAGACACCTGAGCCGGAAGTTTTCGTCGGCGAGTTGGGAGACAATTCTGTCAATATCTTCTGTCGCCCATGGTCCAAATCTGACGATTACTGGACCGTCTATTGGGACCTGACGGGGCAAGCAAAGGAACGGTTTGACGCAGAGGGGATTTCGATACCTTTCCCACAACGCGACGTTCACCTGATACCCGTAGAGGGAACAAAATCATGA
- a CDS encoding cupin domain-containing protein, protein MHCRRDGYFFAELPPGTSTGFAPATRTQLCVCLFGQLEVEASGDAKLVLGPGDVLWLDNTSGSGHAYSVKSEEPVKLLIVQTN, encoded by the coding sequence ATTCATTGCAGGCGCGACGGTTATTTCTTTGCGGAGCTGCCTCCGGGAACATCGACTGGATTTGCCCCGGCTACGCGAACTCAGCTTTGTGTATGCCTATTCGGGCAGCTTGAAGTAGAGGCGTCAGGCGATGCAAAGCTGGTGCTGGGACCTGGAGACGTTCTGTGGCTGGATAACACGTCAGGGAGTGGGCACGCGTATTCGGTGAAGAGTGAGGAACCCGTAAAACTTTTGATCGTTCAAACAAATTAA
- a CDS encoding HupE/UreJ family protein — MADGTVFPEMGETYVGDVMIDLHLHYAIGAINTYNLSYTTNPGLPGQEDTANLILDYNNNEVRTYRATGLMHDQVKVSGSATAAASTFFFEGIRHILEGPDHVLFVLCMIIGALNLRSLLARVTGFTLGHTVTLILGFFGFAPSGAWFIPTVELAIAVSIIYAAVMAVRPPQRGHRDLKAFAITSGIGLLHGFGFSFMLHQILRVDAPNVWHSLLAFNVGVEAGQVMIVLLVWPLVLFLRKQPGRIWTGSRAAVAVCASLIAMVWVVERAEFFL; from the coding sequence ATGGCCGATGGCACTGTGTTTCCCGAGATGGGCGAGACCTATGTCGGTGACGTTATGATCGACTTGCACCTTCACTACGCCATCGGGGCAATCAATACCTACAACCTGTCCTACACCACCAATCCCGGCCTGCCAGGGCAAGAGGATACCGCGAACCTGATCCTCGACTATAACAACAACGAGGTTCGCACCTACCGCGCTACGGGATTGATGCACGATCAGGTGAAAGTGTCAGGGTCCGCAACAGCGGCAGCGTCTACTTTTTTCTTCGAAGGCATCCGCCACATACTGGAAGGCCCAGATCATGTGCTATTCGTGCTTTGTATGATCATCGGAGCGCTAAACCTGCGCAGCCTACTGGCTCGGGTCACCGGCTTCACGCTTGGCCACACGGTCACATTGATCCTCGGGTTCTTCGGCTTTGCTCCAAGCGGAGCGTGGTTCATCCCGACGGTCGAGCTGGCGATTGCCGTGTCGATCATCTACGCAGCCGTAATGGCCGTCCGACCGCCTCAGCGGGGACACCGTGATCTGAAAGCCTTCGCCATCACTTCGGGCATTGGATTGCTGCACGGGTTTGGGTTTTCCTTCATGTTGCATCAGATCCTACGCGTCGATGCACCGAATGTCTGGCACAGCCTGCTGGCCTTCAATGTCGGTGTCGAGGCTGGACAAGTGATGATCGTGCTGCTGGTTTGGCCACTGGTACTGTTTCTGCGTAAGCAGCCGGGGCGCATCTGGACCGGTTCGCGGGCGGCTGTTGCGGTATGCGCTAGCCTGATTGCTATGGTTTGGGTCGTCGAGCGAGCAGAGTTTTTCTTGTGA
- a CDS encoding DUF805 domain-containing protein — protein MGFGEAVKTCFSKYFQFSGRAIRSEYWWFFLFVVLVSAALAVLDTILFGTNPETGQGSRVLSSVFQLAVLIPMLAAGWRRLHDTGRPGWYLLLPMALSIVTLFVMLGGVAFFSVLEQGTENPDALRGPAAVLGVTGIVVVSILQLVLSILMIWWLTRPSQEGANEYGAPVS, from the coding sequence ATGGGATTTGGTGAAGCCGTTAAGACGTGTTTCTCGAAATACTTCCAGTTCTCCGGTCGGGCTATACGCTCGGAATACTGGTGGTTCTTCTTGTTTGTGGTTCTCGTGAGTGCTGCTTTAGCTGTGCTGGACACCATCTTATTCGGGACCAACCCCGAAACAGGGCAGGGATCACGGGTTCTGTCCTCTGTTTTCCAACTGGCCGTTCTCATACCTATGCTGGCCGCTGGTTGGAGAAGGCTGCATGATACAGGACGACCTGGCTGGTACTTGCTGCTGCCGATGGCGCTCAGCATTGTAACTCTTTTTGTTATGCTGGGTGGGGTGGCGTTCTTCTCGGTATTGGAGCAAGGGACCGAAAACCCCGATGCATTGCGAGGACCTGCGGCCGTCCTGGGCGTGACCGGTATTGTTGTTGTCTCAATTCTTCAATTGGTTCTGTCCATCCTGATGATCTGGTGGCTGACGCGACCTTCCCAAGAAGGCGCAAACGAATACGGCGCACCTGTTTCCTAA